The following coding sequences lie in one Metallumcola ferriviriculae genomic window:
- the rpoC gene encoding DNA-directed RNA polymerase subunit beta', whose protein sequence is MLDVNNFDGMRIGLASPEQIRAWSSGEVKKPETINYRTLKPEREGLFCEKIFGPTKDWECHCGKYKRVRYKGIICDRCGVEVTRSKVRRERLGHIELAAPVSHIWYFKGIPSRMGLLLDMSPRSLEKVLYFVAYVVVDPEETPLMQKQLLTETEYREYRDKYGNKFKAGMGAESVKALLEKIDLEELTAALRQELKEVSGQRRVRAIRRLEVAEAFKNSGNRPDWMILDVIPVIPPELRPMVQLDGGRFATSDLNDLYRRVINRNNRLKRLLDLGAPDIIVRNEKRMLQEAVDALIDNGRRGRPVTGPGNRPLKSLSDMLKGKQGRFRQNLLGKRVDYSGRSVIVVGPEMEMHQCGLPKEMALELFKPFVMKRLVDKGYAHNIKSSKRLVERLKNEVWDVLEEVIKEHPVLLNRAPTLHRLGIQAFEPVLVEGRALQIHPLVCTAYNADFDGDQMAVHVPLSAEAQSEARLLMLSSGNILNPKDGQPVATPTQDMVLGSYYLTITKDGAKGEGTIFGTFEEAKMAYETGAVDLHAKIKARIDGKLIETTPGRMIFNFEVPIPKELGYFNQDADKKALGQIVANCYRHLGLAATPKLLDGIKRIGYHYSTKAGITIGVADIDVPTHKKEILAKTEAVVEDVERQYRRGLITDEERYQKVIDLWNNATETVTERLMDTLDKFNPIFMMATSGARGNVQQIRQLAGMRGLMADPSGRIIDLPIKANFREGLTVLEYFISTHGARKGLADTALRTADSGYLTRRLVDVAQDVIVREEDCGTEQSIEAVQITDGSEVIENLDERLVGRTTAQDIIHPETGEVIVRANEEIMEEQADDIVRVGIKKVDVRSILTCKTRYGVCAKCYGRNLATGKKVEIGESVGIIAAQSIGEPGTQLTMRTFHTGGVAGDDITQGLPRVEELFEARKPKGQALIAEADGIVRFKEVKGRREVSIVDGDEVKSAQQAPYGSRLKVRDGDSVEAGDELTEGSVNPHDLLKVKGVRKVQNYLLREVQRVYRLQGVNINDKHIEVMIRQMLRKVKVEESGDTELLPGGTIDLFDLEEANREAVGKGGEPGSAKTVLLGITKASLATDSFLSAASFQETTRVLTEAAIKGKLDPLLGLKENVIIGKLIPAGTGMSRYRSVELLPANAGEDMLSKDFFKETNLVDTP, encoded by the coding sequence TTGCTAGATGTGAACAACTTTGATGGGATGCGGATTGGTTTAGCTTCGCCGGAGCAAATTAGGGCTTGGTCCAGTGGTGAAGTAAAGAAACCGGAAACCATTAACTACCGGACGTTAAAACCCGAAAGGGAAGGTCTCTTTTGTGAAAAAATCTTCGGCCCAACTAAAGATTGGGAGTGCCACTGCGGTAAATATAAGAGGGTACGTTACAAGGGTATTATTTGTGACCGCTGCGGCGTTGAGGTAACCCGTTCTAAAGTCCGTCGCGAGCGTCTGGGACATATTGAATTGGCGGCGCCTGTCTCTCATATTTGGTATTTTAAAGGAATACCTAGTCGCATGGGGCTATTGTTGGATATGTCCCCTAGGTCCTTGGAGAAGGTGTTATATTTTGTCGCCTATGTCGTTGTAGACCCTGAAGAAACGCCGTTGATGCAGAAACAACTTTTGACAGAAACGGAATATCGAGAATATAGGGACAAGTATGGTAATAAGTTTAAAGCCGGCATGGGTGCTGAATCTGTTAAGGCGCTCCTGGAAAAGATCGATCTGGAGGAATTGACCGCGGCGTTACGCCAAGAGCTTAAGGAAGTCAGCGGACAGCGCAGAGTAAGGGCAATCAGAAGGTTGGAAGTTGCGGAAGCATTTAAAAATTCGGGCAATCGACCTGACTGGATGATTTTAGATGTTATTCCTGTTATTCCGCCGGAGCTTCGTCCCATGGTGCAGCTGGACGGCGGCCGTTTTGCCACCTCCGACCTCAATGACCTTTACCGACGGGTAATTAATAGAAACAATCGTTTAAAGCGGCTGTTGGACTTAGGCGCGCCAGATATTATTGTTCGTAATGAAAAACGCATGCTGCAAGAGGCAGTGGATGCATTGATTGACAATGGGCGGAGAGGGAGACCCGTTACTGGTCCGGGCAACAGGCCCTTAAAATCTCTCAGCGATATGCTTAAGGGTAAGCAGGGGCGTTTTCGCCAGAACCTTTTGGGCAAACGGGTGGATTATTCAGGGCGTTCTGTAATTGTTGTGGGCCCGGAAATGGAAATGCATCAGTGCGGTTTACCAAAAGAGATGGCTCTTGAACTGTTTAAACCGTTTGTGATGAAGCGCTTGGTTGATAAAGGATATGCCCATAACATAAAAAGTTCTAAGCGTTTGGTAGAGCGGTTGAAAAACGAAGTATGGGATGTTCTGGAAGAAGTCATTAAAGAGCACCCGGTGCTGCTAAACCGTGCGCCTACCCTTCACCGTTTGGGCATCCAGGCGTTTGAACCTGTATTGGTAGAAGGGCGGGCATTACAAATACATCCTTTGGTATGTACTGCTTATAATGCCGACTTTGACGGTGACCAGATGGCGGTTCACGTACCTCTTTCAGCCGAAGCGCAATCTGAAGCGAGACTGCTTATGCTTTCTAGCGGCAACATCCTTAATCCCAAAGATGGGCAGCCGGTGGCTACGCCAACCCAGGATATGGTGCTGGGCAGCTATTACCTTACCATTACCAAGGATGGGGCCAAGGGTGAGGGAACAATATTTGGTACCTTCGAAGAAGCAAAGATGGCATACGAAACAGGTGCCGTGGATTTACATGCAAAAATCAAGGCCCGTATCGATGGTAAGCTGATAGAAACCACACCAGGGCGAATGATTTTTAATTTTGAAGTTCCTATTCCAAAAGAACTGGGATATTTTAATCAGGATGCGGATAAAAAAGCATTGGGTCAAATAGTTGCAAACTGTTACCGCCACCTTGGCTTGGCTGCTACCCCGAAACTGTTGGATGGGATTAAACGGATTGGCTATCACTACTCTACTAAGGCGGGCATCACCATCGGCGTTGCTGATATTGATGTTCCTACACATAAAAAAGAAATTCTGGCTAAAACAGAGGCAGTGGTTGAAGACGTAGAACGCCAGTACCGGCGAGGTCTTATTACAGACGAAGAACGGTATCAGAAGGTGATTGACCTTTGGAATAATGCCACTGAAACAGTGACAGAGCGGCTGATGGATACATTGGATAAGTTCAACCCTATCTTCATGATGGCGACATCAGGCGCCCGGGGTAATGTACAGCAGATTCGACAGTTAGCTGGTATGCGGGGTTTGATGGCAGACCCCTCCGGCCGAATTATCGACCTGCCAATTAAGGCGAACTTCCGGGAAGGATTAACAGTATTGGAGTACTTTATTTCCACTCACGGAGCCAGAAAAGGTCTGGCGGATACTGCATTAAGAACGGCTGATTCAGGTTACTTAACACGACGGTTGGTAGATGTCGCTCAGGATGTAATTGTTCGCGAGGAAGACTGCGGCACTGAACAAAGTATAGAAGCGGTGCAAATTACCGATGGCAGTGAAGTCATTGAGAATCTTGATGAGCGATTAGTTGGCCGTACTACTGCCCAAGATATAATACACCCCGAAACCGGTGAAGTAATTGTGCGTGCCAATGAAGAGATTATGGAAGAGCAGGCGGACGACATCGTTCGGGTTGGAATTAAAAAAGTGGATGTGCGGTCTATTCTCACATGCAAAACAAGATATGGCGTTTGCGCTAAATGTTACGGTCGCAATCTGGCTACCGGTAAAAAAGTTGAGATTGGTGAATCGGTAGGTATTATTGCGGCGCAATCAATCGGTGAACCGGGTACGCAGCTAACGATGCGTACATTCCATACCGGTGGTGTTGCCGGCGATGACATTACCCAAGGTTTGCCAAGGGTTGAAGAGTTGTTTGAAGCTCGTAAACCAAAGGGGCAGGCATTAATTGCCGAAGCGGACGGAATTGTGCGCTTCAAGGAGGTTAAGGGGCGTCGCGAAGTATCCATCGTGGATGGAGACGAAGTTAAATCTGCACAGCAGGCACCCTACGGCTCGCGCCTTAAGGTACGTGACGGGGATTCTGTTGAAGCTGGGGATGAGTTAACCGAAGGGTCAGTCAACCCCCATGACCTCTTGAAAGTCAAAGGGGTCCGCAAAGTGCAAAATTACCTCCTGCGAGAGGTGCAAAGGGTATATCGCTTGCAGGGCGTTAACATCAATGATAAACATATAGAGGTTATGATTAGGCAAATGCTTCGCAAGGTTAAGGTGGAAGAATCTGGCGATACTGAATTGCTGCCAGGCGGTACCATTGACCTGTTTGATTTGGAAGAAGCGAACCGAGAAGCTGTGGGTAAAGGGGGAGAACCAGGATCAGCCAAGACTGTGCTGCTAGGAATTACCAAGGCGTCCCTGGCTACAGACTCTTTCCTATCCGCGGCATCTTTCCAGGAGACTACCCGGGTACTGACTGAGGCGGCCATCAAAGGCAAGCTAGACCCGCTGCTGGGGCTTAAAGAGAATGTTATTATTGGTAAACTTATTCCGGCGGGCACAGGCATGTCCCGTTATCGCAGTGTAGAATTGCTGCCCGCGAATGCCGGGGAGGATATGCTGTCAAAGGATTTTTTTAAGGAAACAAATCTTGTTGACACGCCTTAG
- the rpoB gene encoding DNA-directed RNA polymerase subunit beta, translated as MAYPVKVGSRERWTFAKIEEVLDMPNLIEIQRNSYEWFLNEGLKEMFRDISPIQDFTGNLVLEFIDYNLGNPKYEVEECKERDVTYAAPLRVKVRLINKETGEVKEQEVFMGDFPLMTDKGTFIINGAERVIVSQLVRSPGVYYKESIDSSGIKLFGATMIPNRGAWLEFESDVNNYIYVRVDRTRKLPATVLVRALGWGSNSKVLELFQQDERIQLTLEKDNTDSEDEALIEIYKRLRPGEPPTVDSARSLLETLFFDAKRYDLGNVGRYKMNKKLKNELPPEALKGSEKHITRNDIIAAIRYFLKLMDGKARRDDIDHLGNRRLRSVGELLQNQFRIGLSRMERVVRERMTIQDVDVITPQVLINIRPVVAAIKEFFGSSQLSQFMDQTNPLAELTHKRRLSALGPGGLSRERAGFEVRDVHHSHYGRMCPIETPEGPNIGLIGSLSTYARINEFGFIETPYRKVNKELGAVTEEIQYLTADEEDNYVVAQANAPLDDDGKFIHSKVNARHGSEILVVPAEKVDFMDVSPKQVVSVATALIPFLEHDDANRALMGANMQRQAVPLLKTAAPLVGTGMEWKTARDSGVVLLALNDGIAEKVTADKIVIRTDGGTTDSYNLQKFSRSNQGTCINQKPIVKKNARVKKGDVIADGASTDQGELALGRNILIGFMTWEGYNYEDAILISEKLVKDDVFTSIHIEEYEADARDTKLGPEEITRDIPNVGEDVLKDLDDRGIIRVGAEVRPGDILVGKVTPKGETELTAEERLLRAIFGEKAREVRDTSLRVPHGETGKVVDVKVFSRENGDELAPGVNKLVRAYVAQKRKISEGDKMAGRHGNKGVISRILPEEDMPFMPDGTPLEIVLNPLGVPSRMNVGQVLECHLGMAAAAMGMHMATPVFDGASEEDVFDLLEEAGLQRNGKTRLFDGRSGEKFDNEVTVGYMYMLKLAHLVDDKIHARSTGPYSLVTQQPLGGKAQFGGQRFGEMEVWALEAYGAAYTLQEILTVKSDDVVGRVKTYEAIVKGENVPEPGVPESFKVLIKELQSLGLDVKILSEGEQEIEIREEDEDISETAKELGIDVKGEEDEEIDDGLTPVAGDKEDEEDDTDLELDEGDDELDEDDDQGDSDIDEDDFDELPDKGDEEDS; from the coding sequence ATGGCCTATCCTGTAAAGGTAGGGAGCAGGGAACGGTGGACCTTTGCCAAGATTGAAGAAGTTTTGGATATGCCCAACCTGATCGAGATTCAAAGGAATTCTTATGAGTGGTTTTTAAATGAGGGTCTAAAAGAGATGTTTCGTGACATCTCACCTATCCAAGACTTTACGGGAAACCTTGTGTTGGAATTTATCGATTATAACCTGGGTAATCCAAAATACGAGGTGGAAGAGTGTAAAGAACGGGATGTCACGTACGCCGCACCGTTACGCGTGAAAGTAAGGTTGATTAATAAGGAAACCGGTGAGGTGAAGGAACAGGAAGTCTTTATGGGTGATTTCCCGCTCATGACTGACAAGGGAACGTTCATTATAAATGGTGCTGAAAGGGTTATTGTCAGTCAGCTGGTTCGATCCCCCGGAGTTTACTACAAAGAAAGTATTGACTCTAGCGGCATAAAACTTTTTGGTGCTACAATGATTCCCAACCGCGGTGCTTGGTTGGAATTCGAAAGCGATGTCAATAACTATATTTATGTCAGGGTGGATCGCACTAGAAAGCTTCCCGCTACGGTTCTGGTGCGCGCTTTGGGCTGGGGCAGTAATAGTAAAGTTTTGGAACTGTTTCAGCAAGATGAGCGTATTCAACTGACATTGGAAAAAGACAACACTGACAGTGAAGATGAAGCGTTGATTGAAATATACAAGCGTTTGCGTCCGGGCGAGCCGCCCACCGTAGACAGTGCCCGCTCATTATTAGAAACACTTTTCTTTGATGCCAAAAGGTATGATCTTGGTAATGTCGGGCGCTATAAAATGAATAAAAAATTAAAGAATGAACTTCCTCCGGAAGCGTTAAAAGGTTCCGAAAAACATATTACCCGTAATGACATAATAGCAGCTATTCGCTATTTCCTGAAATTGATGGATGGAAAAGCGCGCCGTGATGACATCGACCACTTGGGGAACCGTAGGTTGCGTTCCGTGGGTGAGCTTTTACAAAACCAATTTCGCATAGGGCTATCTCGCATGGAGAGAGTGGTCCGTGAACGGATGACCATTCAGGATGTAGATGTTATTACCCCTCAGGTGCTGATAAACATTCGTCCGGTTGTGGCTGCTATCAAGGAATTCTTTGGCAGTAGTCAGCTATCGCAGTTCATGGATCAGACTAATCCTTTGGCTGAGTTGACACATAAGCGGCGTCTCAGTGCATTAGGCCCCGGTGGTTTGAGCCGAGAACGGGCTGGATTCGAGGTTCGTGACGTACACCACTCCCATTACGGGCGCATGTGTCCCATTGAAACCCCGGAAGGTCCTAACATTGGCTTGATTGGATCACTAAGTACCTATGCCAGGATTAACGAGTTTGGCTTTATTGAGACTCCGTATCGCAAAGTGAATAAGGAACTAGGCGCGGTAACTGAAGAGATCCAATATCTTACGGCCGATGAAGAAGATAACTATGTAGTGGCGCAGGCTAATGCGCCGTTAGATGATGACGGTAAATTTATTCACAGTAAAGTCAATGCACGCCACGGTAGTGAAATACTTGTGGTACCGGCTGAGAAAGTGGATTTTATGGATGTATCACCTAAACAGGTGGTCAGTGTGGCTACGGCGTTAATTCCATTTTTGGAGCACGACGATGCTAACAGAGCTTTAATGGGGGCTAACATGCAACGGCAGGCAGTGCCGCTGCTTAAAACGGCCGCGCCGCTGGTTGGTACAGGTATGGAATGGAAAACCGCCCGGGATTCTGGCGTGGTTTTATTGGCGCTGAATGATGGTATTGCGGAAAAAGTAACCGCTGATAAAATAGTTATTCGTACCGATGGAGGTACTACTGATTCATACAATCTCCAGAAATTTTCCCGGTCTAACCAGGGCACTTGTATTAATCAAAAGCCTATAGTCAAGAAGAATGCCCGTGTGAAAAAGGGCGATGTAATTGCGGATGGGGCTTCTACCGACCAAGGAGAATTGGCCTTGGGGCGAAATATTCTTATCGGTTTTATGACATGGGAAGGTTATAACTATGAGGACGCTATTCTGATTAGCGAAAAATTAGTTAAAGATGATGTATTTACATCAATTCACATAGAAGAATATGAAGCGGATGCTCGGGACACTAAATTAGGCCCTGAAGAAATCACAAGAGACATCCCAAATGTTGGCGAAGATGTATTGAAGGACTTAGACGACCGTGGAATTATTCGTGTTGGTGCCGAGGTGCGTCCCGGTGACATTTTGGTCGGTAAGGTTACTCCCAAAGGGGAGACTGAACTAACCGCCGAGGAAAGGTTGCTGCGAGCAATTTTCGGTGAAAAAGCTCGGGAAGTTAGGGATACGTCTTTGAGAGTTCCCCATGGGGAAACTGGTAAAGTTGTGGATGTCAAGGTGTTTTCCCGGGAAAACGGTGATGAACTGGCGCCTGGCGTAAATAAGCTGGTGCGCGCCTATGTCGCCCAGAAGCGGAAAATATCCGAGGGGGATAAAATGGCAGGTCGTCATGGTAACAAGGGTGTCATTTCCCGAATCCTTCCCGAAGAGGATATGCCTTTTATGCCAGATGGGACACCGTTGGAAATAGTACTCAACCCGCTAGGGGTGCCTTCCAGGATGAACGTTGGGCAGGTGCTGGAATGTCATCTAGGCATGGCCGCTGCAGCGATGGGAATGCATATGGCTACCCCGGTGTTTGACGGGGCTAGCGAGGAAGATGTTTTCGATCTGTTGGAAGAGGCCGGTTTGCAGCGAAACGGAAAAACCAGGCTATTTGATGGACGCAGCGGTGAAAAATTCGATAATGAAGTTACTGTAGGATATATGTATATGTTGAAACTGGCACACTTGGTGGATGATAAGATTCACGCGCGTTCTACTGGTCCATATTCATTAGTTACTCAACAGCCGCTGGGCGGTAAAGCTCAGTTCGGTGGTCAGCGTTTCGGCGAAATGGAAGTTTGGGCTTTGGAGGCCTATGGCGCAGCGTATACTCTTCAGGAAATCCTTACTGTGAAATCTGATGACGTGGTAGGGCGGGTTAAAACATATGAGGCCATTGTCAAGGGCGAAAATGTTCCCGAACCAGGGGTGCCAGAATCTTTCAAGGTGCTGATAAAAGAGCTTCAGAGTCTGGGTTTGGATGTTAAAATACTGTCTGAGGGCGAACAAGAAATAGAAATTCGTGAAGAAGATGAAGATATTAGCGAGACAGCTAAAGAACTGGGTATTGATGTCAAGGGTGAAGAAGATGAAGAGATTGACGATGGACTGACCCCGGTGGCAGGCGATAAAGAAGATGAGGAAGACGATACGGATTTGGAACTGGACGAAGGCGATGACGAACTGGACGAAGACGATGACCAGGGCGATTCGGACATTGATGAGGACGATTTTGACGAACTCCCGGACAAAGGTGATGAGGAAGATAGCTAA
- the rplL gene encoding 50S ribosomal protein L7/L12: MSKVQEILDSVKEMTVLELAELVKAFEEEFGVSAAAPVAAVAAAPAAEAAQEEQTEFDVILTGPGDKKINVIKVVREITGLGLKEAKALVDEAPKAVKEKASKEDAEAVKSKLEEAGASVEMK, from the coding sequence ATGTCTAAAGTACAAGAAATTCTAGATTCCGTAAAAGAAATGACCGTATTGGAACTTGCTGAATTAGTTAAGGCTTTTGAAGAAGAGTTTGGTGTAAGCGCTGCCGCCCCGGTGGCTGCAGTTGCTGCTGCCCCTGCTGCTGAGGCAGCTCAAGAAGAACAAACAGAATTTGATGTAATTCTTACGGGCCCTGGCGATAAGAAAATCAACGTTATCAAGGTTGTTCGCGAGATCACCGGTCTTGGCTTGAAAGAAGCTAAAGCACTTGTTGACGAAGCGCCCAAGGCAGTTAAAGAAAAGGCTAGTAAAGAAGATGCAGAAGCAGTTAAGTCCAAGCTTGAAGAAGCTGGCGCTTCCGTAGAAATGAAGTAG
- the rplJ gene encoding 50S ribosomal protein L10 → MNKQRQQKVQVVEEIKAKLDKVRGAVLTDYRGLNVAEMTELRAKLREANVEYKVLKNTLVTIAAQDLGLGGLNPYLEGPTAIAFGVEDAVSPAKVLSKFAKDHKQLEIKAGILEGKVIGVEEVKALADLPSREELLAQVVRGMQAPMAGLANVLQGSIRNLAYVLEAVRKEKEQTA, encoded by the coding sequence TTGAACAAGCAACGTCAGCAGAAAGTTCAAGTTGTTGAGGAAATTAAGGCAAAGCTGGATAAAGTCCGGGGTGCAGTGCTTACGGATTACCGGGGATTGAATGTGGCTGAAATGACAGAACTCCGTGCCAAGCTGAGGGAGGCCAATGTAGAATATAAAGTATTGAAAAATACTTTAGTTACAATTGCTGCCCAAGATTTAGGCCTGGGGGGATTGAATCCTTACCTTGAAGGACCTACAGCGATCGCTTTTGGCGTGGAAGATGCTGTATCTCCGGCTAAGGTGCTCTCTAAATTCGCTAAGGATCATAAACAACTGGAGATCAAGGCAGGTATTTTAGAGGGCAAGGTCATTGGTGTTGAGGAAGTTAAAGCGCTGGCAGACCTGCCTTCGCGCGAGGAATTGCTGGCCCAGGTTGTACGAGGGATGCAGGCACCCATGGCAGGATTGGCCAATGTATTACAAGGGTCTATTCGTAATCTGGCCTATGTACTGGAAGCTGTTCGTAAAGAAAAAGAACAAACGGCATAG
- the rplA gene encoding 50S ribosomal protein L1, translating to MPKIGKKYQEAIKKVDRNKLYEPAEAVQLVKETANAKFDETVDVAVRLGVDPRHADQQVRGTVVLPHGTGKTKRVLVFAKGEKAKEAEAAGADYVGAEELAEKIQGGWMDFDVAIATPDMMGVAGKLGRILGPRGMMPNPKSGTVTFDIEKAVGEVKAGKIEYRVDKAGIIHVPIGKASFDAAKLQENFKAFLDVLAKARPAATKGQYLRSITVSATMGPGVKVSPQKAVAK from the coding sequence ATGCCAAAGATTGGTAAAAAATATCAAGAGGCAATAAAGAAAGTTGACCGTAACAAACTTTACGAACCTGCAGAAGCGGTGCAATTGGTAAAAGAGACTGCGAATGCAAAGTTTGACGAGACTGTAGATGTAGCGGTAAGATTGGGTGTGGACCCGCGGCATGCGGACCAACAGGTTCGCGGTACTGTTGTATTACCTCACGGTACCGGCAAGACTAAGAGGGTTCTGGTTTTTGCCAAAGGTGAAAAAGCCAAGGAAGCAGAAGCTGCCGGTGCGGATTATGTTGGAGCGGAGGAACTTGCGGAAAAAATTCAAGGCGGTTGGATGGATTTTGATGTAGCAATTGCTACTCCAGATATGATGGGTGTTGCGGGTAAACTAGGAAGAATTTTAGGACCCCGGGGTATGATGCCTAACCCTAAGTCCGGTACAGTGACTTTTGATATCGAAAAAGCAGTCGGAGAAGTTAAAGCTGGTAAAATTGAATACCGTGTTGATAAGGCCGGTATCATACATGTTCCTATTGGCAAAGCTTCTTTCGATGCGGCAAAGCTTCAAGAAAATTTTAAGGCCTTTTTGGATGTGTTGGCAAAGGCTCGTCCAGCTGCGACTAAGGGTCAATACTTACGCAGTATTACAGTGTCTGCCACCATGGGCCCGGGAGTTAAAGTTAGTCCACAAAAAGCTGTTGCTAAGTAA
- the rplK gene encoding 50S ribosomal protein L11 — translation MAKKVIGLIKLQVPAGKANPAPPVGPALGQHGVNIMGFCKEFNERTAKDTGLIIPVEITVYEDRSFSFITKTPPAAILLKKAAGIERASGEPNRIKVAKVTRDQVKEIAELKMQDLNAANVESAMRMIEGTARSMGIEVI, via the coding sequence ATGGCTAAGAAAGTTATCGGCCTAATTAAGCTGCAGGTACCTGCCGGTAAAGCCAATCCTGCCCCGCCGGTTGGTCCTGCATTGGGGCAACACGGGGTAAACATTATGGGATTTTGTAAGGAATTTAATGAAAGAACCGCTAAGGATACAGGTTTGATTATACCAGTAGAGATTACTGTATACGAAGATCGTTCTTTTTCTTTCATTACCAAGACACCACCGGCGGCAATATTACTGAAAAAAGCTGCTGGTATTGAACGCGCTTCTGGTGAACCTAACCGCATTAAAGTGGCTAAGGTTACCCGGGACCAGGTGAAAGAAATTGCTGAATTGAAAATGCAGGACCTTAACGCAGCTAACGTAGAATCCGCCATGCGGATGATTGAAGGCACTGCTCGCAGCATGGGTATTGAGGTTATTTAA
- the nusG gene encoding transcription termination/antitermination protein NusG, with protein sequence MEKQWYVIHTYSGYENKVKANLEKRLESMNMGDKIFRVLVPMEDEVQVKDGKKTISKRKVYPGYVLVEMVLTDDSWYVVRNTPGVTGFVGTGAKPIPLREPEVKSILRHMGMESPKAKVEFEVGQSVRVINGPFENFIGAVEEVYPDKGKLKVMVSMFGRETPVELEFSQVTRV encoded by the coding sequence ATGGAAAAGCAGTGGTATGTTATTCACACTTATTCAGGCTATGAAAATAAGGTGAAGGCTAATCTAGAGAAACGTCTGGAATCCATGAACATGGGCGACAAGATCTTTCGGGTTTTGGTACCTATGGAAGATGAAGTCCAGGTGAAAGACGGCAAAAAGACTATTTCTAAGCGTAAGGTTTATCCTGGGTATGTGCTGGTAGAAATGGTTTTAACGGATGATTCCTGGTATGTTGTCCGAAATACCCCCGGAGTAACTGGCTTTGTGGGTACCGGTGCAAAGCCCATTCCTTTAAGAGAACCGGAAGTAAAATCAATTCTGCGTCATATGGGAATGGAATCTCCTAAGGCCAAAGTCGAATTTGAGGTTGGTCAAAGTGTACGTGTCATCAACGGTCCTTTTGAAAATTTCATTGGTGCTGTTGAAGAAGTTTATCCCGATAAGGGAAAATTAAAAGTAATGGTGTCTATGTTTGGACGGGAAACTCCCGTAGAGCTTGAGTTCTCTCAGGTAACGCGGGTTTAG
- the secE gene encoding preprotein translocase subunit SecE, translated as MAAKAVANKTKENKSFVEKTGKFFRGVWSELKKVHWPNRKQLVTYTGVVLAATLMVAALIWVADSILSFLLDFIL; from the coding sequence ATGGCTGCTAAAGCTGTGGCTAATAAGACTAAGGAAAACAAGTCATTTGTAGAGAAGACAGGCAAGTTTTTCCGCGGAGTTTGGTCCGAGCTGAAAAAAGTGCACTGGCCCAATCGTAAGCAGCTTGTTACCTATACAGGGGTAGTGCTTGCGGCGACATTGATGGTAGCAGCATTAATTTGGGTGGCTGACTCCATATTAAGTTTCTTGTTGGATTTCATTCTGTAA
- the rpmG gene encoding 50S ribosomal protein L33, with product MRVSIILACTDCKQRNYITSKNKRTNPDRKELKKYCPYCKTHTIHKETK from the coding sequence GTGCGGGTGAGCATAATCTTAGCTTGTACTGATTGCAAGCAGCGGAATTATATAACTTCGAAAAACAAGCGCACGAATCCGGACCGCAAAGAGTTAAAGAAGTATTGCCCTTATTGCAAGACTCATACGATACACAAGGAAACAAAGTAA